The Hypanus sabinus isolate sHypSab1 chromosome 5, sHypSab1.hap1, whole genome shotgun sequence genome has a segment encoding these proteins:
- the LOC132394422 gene encoding basic helix-loop-helix domain-containing protein USF3, whose product MPEMTENQLLRRTHRKKNRETHNAVERHRKKKINSGINKIGELIPCSPALKQSKNMILDQAYKYISELKRQNDEILLNGGTKEQAEEIVRLRKQLDDLQKENDRFVELLKANDICLHDDPTIHWKRKFKGTKTTMMISPNQVQEDILIYTNGNQLNGNCHQAAVQSSLELTLNTLKNTTQEACLDIMMPMAIPDIGQVVNGIQPQTRISQQNMPECLPTTQNSLNTALCTTTVGTVQSVLNVSTNSSGPVLLQCPVSTSAQLVLECSQASFGRTTSGVASCCPVLNIGGTSANTCPALPLPLQQMGSMCMGVESSHQTVLGSTPSCIQSSEFRSTKWPVSECPQGAMVPNVCQNPPGSARGLPPPFKAGTMCQGGLVSSCPITSLWTMSCPASTYTCAADTNSLGAFTCMTFAGNTRTTWTTLQLAGNTVQPVSQVNCSALPTTLNENVNARGSFPASVAGHVGAASSAPSTLHGVSVCSAHSQLSFQTPVQPLPLQPVLAQPHTPAPTAPKVVSLLPPLQVIQMAHPPGASDPSSPNSQKLIILQPANASSPAMVRGALHSQRQGQQIVIIQAAGQNPVSVVPPPGNSRAAPSLDSGQVGCSSGSQSTPSIQTVGGKHLVHILPRPVPASAPAPSSSQSAATTTPGTPQKTISVNGQLFALQPVRPAGGSSHTTMHVIQPTTSADPHTNVALNAFGALTSLSQSVSQMAGSRAMPTAQCTASTGSSGQVPCAPVSSLAAPTPGRPSHGVLQPSKSKKTPKKLLPAKQGLPRKGCATGHKPRDCAPSRQPSPSERVSPAECPAAPPPSFTNHIPAGAAATSASPEPAPSRPPVPSASEDVPEGPSESSTPLAAPSTPTCLATDGACAVTNTAPSPSHCSTSPLPGAGEVAAGEFQVATPTSCGISSVSQQLESLAAAQCQGCGDVAGGTERGGMSTPPSPCRQPREAGPSGDQLPLCMPEHESAGAPAGTQRHTDSPMSSSSGSGRGFSVASLLPDSAREDCTFNAYSLPDHSDIVALAARAIFEQESPEKGAAAEDAVLKPEKQKPPSADKDKGRDSSLQPEHDIGVEGRMQESVLPAQGQTTHTSSAQETPSLACPALPPSNPSVRSQGHSCPPLAADPATYPEQVEHTAECPSRAPPQPPVGPKQSTEVRKDATKRNGPADHLISTAKRPKQCPSGAVRPDGKPGPGALVESPCEREQPFLVQLPVSSSSASHGHNLGTLFPTANLLGSGSVPLPRSAEGHCGGTPAGQLAQQHGLVQANGSAQGGVPLAHGHSYYKHPQGQLRERHLYQLQQQQHLPHAESLAHGVPQDTQLQKKRGLVRTGQTLALPQKQQAGASGQSRHKGSQQPPLLLQHCFGGTHPEKRCENPVGGRNTHPQSLHGPDLLPHQDSGRCGPSAEQVAGHPRVQRLLTSRPLEQQLGPKGSPASRPPDLHRPERNRISSYSAEALIGKPSSSMQSPRSSTEQPELRTYLDLSVNKSLPVHGLQSKLSLDHCMATDVADCPPFKASVSAQSVGTFEAQSSRGSEMGGGMAGHRGIPAHSFRLAQGTGVERQGRLPYLPVQGISAAGGASLRDGEGSCHQSFMQGLLPPPLGEQLGGGQRSGPDHARSTQCAPVASIEYPCAPLREAVQSRDGCDLSLGTLGPRGIAYPNPSSVPEIQSRNSSPGVAPQKATLGAGNKCHTSSQVSNPHGGLRAALGHGAERPHSLQAGSTVLQRARHPAHGGSAGKLRQSDRPRSGNHRTAEVLERGLQLPLPSGGGVMLARQQPSTSRNASIVRFVADSQQVPNENLAPEQHSLSQSFGFPFIAEGGMNPPLNANPPFIPPVTQPGANRTPTLIPVEPQNPLPSFYPSYSPAHPTLSNDLSIPYFSNQIFTSPSTEKASNPFGSILSPPRPVGFPQPSFPLLPDIPARPMANSSSITPHLSNFNLTTLFPEIATAPLTADTPAMPMSPLLPLTNPALSDVSKQHSNRSAHNISHILGHDGSSAV is encoded by the exons TTGAAAGACATCGAAAGAAGAAGATTAACTCTGGAATAAACAAAATTGGAGAACTTATTCCGTGCTCTCCTGCTTTGAAACAG AGTAAAAATATGATACTAGATCAAGCGTATAAGTACATTTCAGAGCTGAAGAGGCAGAATGATGAAATTCTTCTGAATGGAGGAACCAAAGAACAAG CTGAAGAAATTGTCAGACTGCGTAAACAGCTGGATGATCTACAGAAGGAAAATGACCGTTTTGTGGAACTACTGAAAGCTAATGACATCTGCTTGCATGATGACCCTACGATTCACTGGAAGAGGAAATTCAAGGGCACTAAAACTACTATGATGATTTCTCCCAACCAAGTGCAGGAAGATATACTCATCTACACAAACGGAAACCAACTGAATGGGAATTGCCACCAAGCtgcagtacagagttcactggaGCTGACTCTGAATACCCTGAAGAACACTACTCAAGAAGCATGTCTTGATATAATGATGCCAATGGCAATACCTGACATCGGCCAAGTGGTAAACGGGATCCAGCCTCAGACACGGATCTCTCAGCAGAACATGCCCGAATGCCTCCCTACGACTCAGAATTCTCTGAACACTGCACTATGCACCACCACTGTGGGCACGGTCCAGAGTGTGCTGAATGTCTCTACTAACAGTTCTGGGCCAGTGCTTCTTCAGTGCCCCGTAAGCACCTCTGCACAACTTGTGCTGGAGTGTTCACAAGCCTCGTTTGGGCGGACCACCTCAGGAGTTGCCAGTTGTTGCCCCGTCCTGAACATTGGTGGAACTTCTGCCAACACCTGTCCTGCTTTACCTTTGCCCCTACAGCAGATGGGGTCGATGTGCATGGGTGTGGAGTCTTCTCACCAAACTGTTCTGGGGTCCACGCCATCCTGCATCCAGAGTTCCGAGTTCCGGTCAACGAAGTGGCCGGTTAGTGAGTGCCCACAGGGCGCGATGGTGCCAAACGTTTGCCAGAATCCACCTGGGTCGGCCCGTGGCTTGCCACCACCTTTCAAAGCTGGGACAATGTGTCAGGGTGGTCTGGTGTCGTCCTGTCCCATCACCAGCTTGTGGACGATGTCCTGCCCAGCTTCCACCTACACCTGTGCTGCTGACACGAATAGCCTGGGTGCTTTTACGTGCATGACCTTCGCAGGTAACACACGGACAACCTGGACCACACTGCAACTGGCAGGCAACACTGTACAGCCTGTCAGCCAGGTGAACTGCAGTGCTTTGCCAACTACGTTAAATGAAAATGTGAATGCCAGAGGCTCCTTCCCTGCTTCCGTTGCCGGGCACGTAGGAGCAGCATCCTCTGCTCCCTCCACACTTCATGGCGTGTCCGTCTGTTCTGCCCACAGTCAGCTGAGTTTCCAGACCCCAGTGCAACCTCTCCCACTGCAGCCAGTTCTGGCGCAGCCCCACACTCCCGCCCCAACTGCCCCCAAGGTGGTGTCCCTGCTGCCCCCTTTGCAGGTGATTCAGATGGCGCATCCCCCAGGGGCCAGCGACCCATCCTCCCCAAACAGCCAGAAGCTGATTATCCTGCAGCCGGCCAATGCCAGCTCGCCGGCCATGGTGAGGGGGGCCCTTCACAGCCAGAGGCAGGGTCAGCAGATCGTCATCATACAAGCAGCCGGACAGAACCCGGTCTCGGTGGTTCCCCCTCCGGGCAACAGCAGGGCAGCCCCCTCTCTCGACTCTGGTCAGGTGGGGTGTAGCAGTGGCAGTCAGAGCACGCCCAGCATTCAGACAGTCGGAGGGAAACACCTGGTCCACATCTTGCCCCGGCCCGTGCCCGCATCTGCCCCCGCCCCCAGCAGCTCGCAGTCGGCAGCCACCACCACTCCCGGCACCCCGCAGAAGACGATTTCTGTCAACGGGCAGCTCTTTGCCCTGCAACCGGTGAGGCCAGCTGGGGGCTCCAGCCACACCACCATGCACGTCATCCAGCCCACCACCAGCGCTGACCCCCACACCAATGTGGCCCTGAATGCTTTTGGAGCACTAACCAGCCTCAGCCAGAGTGTGTCCCAGATGGCAGGCAGCAGGGCGATGCCCACAGCCCAGTGCACTGCTTCCACTGGCTCCAGCGGGCAGGTTCCCTGTGCCCCCGTCAGCAGCTTGGCTGCTCCCACTCCTGGCAGGCCCTCCCACGGGGTGCTCCAGCCCTCCAAATCCAAGAAGACCCCGAAGAAGCTCCTGCCTGCAAAGCAGGGCCTCCCCAGGAAGGGCTGCGCCACTGGGCACAAGCCACGGGACTGCGCCCCCTCTCGCCAGCCCAGCCCATCCGAGCGGGTATCCCCAGCCGAATGCCCCGCCGCACCTCCACCCTCCTTCACGAACCACATCCCGGCCGGGGCGGCTGCCACTTCTGCCTCGCCGGAACCAGCCCCCTCCAGGCCCCCGGTGCCAAGCGCTAGCGAGGATGTACCTGAGGGACCGTCAGAGAGCAGCACACCCTTGGCAGCCCCCTCGACTCCGACCTGCCTGGCTACAGATGGTGCGTGCGCTGTCACAAATACTGCTCCGTCCCCATCCCACTGCTCCACCTCGCCCCTACCAGGGGCAGGAGAGGTGGCAGCTGGGGAATTCCAGGTGGCCACGCCCACCTCTTGTGGCATCAGCAGCGTTTCCCAGCAGCTGGAGTCGCTGGCAGCGGCGCAGTGCCAAGGGTGCGGAGATGTGGCCGGGGGCACGGAACGGGGTGGCATGAGCACTCCTCCATCTCCTTGCAGACAGCCCCGGGAGGCCGGGCCGTCGGGAGACCAGCTTCCACTGTGCATGCCGGAACACGAGAGTGCAGGAGCGCCAGCTGGAACCCAGCGCCACACTGACTCGCCCATGTCCAGCAGCTCGGGCAGCGGCCGAGGCTTTTCTGTTGCCTCCCTGCTGCCAGACAGTGCGCGGGAGGACTGCACCTTCAACGCCTACAGCCTGCCGGACCACAGTGACATTGTGGCCCTTGCAGCTCGGGCCATATTCGAGCAGGAGAGCCCGGAGAAAGGCGCCGCAGCAGAGGATGCGGTGCTGAAGCCGGAGAAACAGAAGCCCCCGAGTGCAGACAAAGACAAAGGCCGGGATTCGAGCCTCCAGCCCGAGCATGACATCGGAGTGGAAGGGAGAATGCAGGAATCTGTGCTTCCAGCCCAGGGCCAAACCACCCACACCTCGTCTGCCCAAGAAACGCCAAGCCTGGCGTGTCCAGCCCTGCCTCCTTCCAACCCATCAGTGCGAAGCCAGGGCCATAGCTGCCCACCGCTGGCAGCCGACCCAGCCACCTACCCGGAGCAGGTCGAGCACACGGCGGAGTGCCCCTCCAGAGCCCCTCCGCAGCCTCCTGTTGGCCCGAAGCAGAGCACTGAGGTGCGCAAAGATGCAACCAAGCGCAACGGACCAGCAGATCACTTGATCTCCACGGCCAAACGTCCGAAGCAGTGTCCGAGCGGTGCGGTCCGTCCAGATGGGAAGCCGGGGCCGGGCGCGCTGGTGGAATCCCCGTGTGAGCGAGAGCAGCCATTCCTGGTTCAGCTGCCGGTCAGCTCCTCCAGTGCATCACACGGCCACAACCTGGGCACCTTGTTCCCCACCGCCAACTTGCTGGGCTCTGGCTCGGTACCCCTGCCAAGGAGCGCCGAGGGTCACTGTGGCGGGACGCCAGCCGGGCAGTTAGCACAGCAGCATGGGCTGGTGCAGGCCAATGGGTCGGCGCAAGGCGGGGTGCCGCTGGCCCACGGACATTCCTACTATAAACACCCGCAAGGCCAGCTCCGCGAGCGGCACCTGTACCAGTTACAACAGCAGCAGCACCTTCCGCACGCCGAGAGCCTGGCACACGGCGTGCCCCAGGACACCCAACTGCAGAAGAAGCGCGGGCTGGTGAGGACAGGCCAGACGCTGGCCCTGCCTCAGAAGCAGCAAGCGGGGGCCAGCGGGCAGAGCCGCCACAAGGGTTCCCAGCAGCCGCCGCTGCTGCTGCAGCACTGCTTTGGTGGCACACATCCAGAGAAGCGATGCGAGAACCCAGTGGGCGGCAGGAACACGCATCCACAGAGCCTGCACGGCCCGGACCTCCTCCCGCACCAGGACAGCGGCCGCTGTGGTCCCTCTGCTGAGCAGGTGGCCGGACATCCCCGCGTCCAGAGGCTGCTCACCTCCAGGCcgctggagcagcagctggggCCCAAAGGCAGTCCAGCATCGCGGCCGCCCGACCTTCACCGCCCGGAGCGGAACCGCATTTCCAGCTACTCGGCTGAGGCCCTGATCGGGAAGCCATCCAGCTCCATGCAAAGCCCCAGGAGCAGCACTGAGCAGCCCGAGCTGCGCACGTACCTTGACCTGTCTGTGAACAAGAGCCTGCCCGTGCACGGGCTCCAGTCCAAGCTCTCCCTCGACCACTGCATGGCTACCGACGTGGCTGATTGTCCCCCCTTCAAGGCCAGCGTATCTGCCCAGTCAGTCGGCACCTTCGAGGCACAGTCATCCCGGGGCAGCGAGATGGGTGGTGGCATGGCGGGACACAGGGGGATCCCGGCCCACAGCTTCAGGCTGGCCCAGGGGACGGGGGTCGAGCGCCAGGGCCGGCTGCCCTACCTGCCTGTGCAGGGCATCTCAGCAGCGGGTGGGGCTTCGTTGAGGGATGGGGAGGGCTCCTGCCACCAGAGTTTCATGCAGGGCTTACTGCCCCCACCCCTGGGTGAACAGCTGGGCGGCGGACAAAGGTCGGGCCCCGATCATGCCAGGAGCACTCAGTGTGCACCGGTTGCCAGCATCGAGTATCCGTGCGCGCCGCTCCGGGAAGCAGTGCAGAGCCGGGATGGCTGCGATCTGAGCTTGGGCACACTGGGACCCCGGGGCATCGCGTACCCAAACCCCTCGTCGGTGCCCGAGATCCAGAGTCGCAACAGCAGCCCAGGTGTGGCACCGCAGAAAGCGACGCTCGGAGCTGGCAACAAGTGCCACACTAGTTCGCAGGTCTCCAATCCGCATGGAGGTCTGCGGGCGGCCCTGGGGCATGGGGCCGAGCGGCCTCACTCTCTCCAAGCCGGTTCCACGGTGTTGCAGAGAGCACGGCACCCGGCGCACGGGGGCTCAGCCGGCAAGCTGCGCCAGAGTGACCGGCCACGCTCAGGTAACCATCGGACTGCCGAGGTGCTGGAGCGTGGCCTCCAGCTGCCCTTGCCCTCGGGCGGAGGTGTGATGCTTGCGCGGCAACAGCCCAGCACCAGCCGCAACGCCAGCATCGTGCGCTTCGTGGCTGACAGTCAGCAGGTTCCGAATGAGAACTTGGCCCCAGAGCAGCACTCTCTGTCTCAGAGCTTCGGCTTCCCTTTCATCGCGGAGGGCGGCATGAACCCGCCTCTCAATGCCAATCCACCGTTCATACCCCCAGTAACACAGCCAGGTGCTAACCGGACCCCCACCCTCATCCCAGTCGAACCACAGAATCCGCTGCCTTCATTCTATCCTTCCTACTCACCAGCACACCCCACCCTCTCCAACGACCTCTCCATCCCCTACTTCTCCAACCAAATCTTCACCAGTCCCAGCACGGAGAAAGCAAGCAACCCGTTTGGTTCCATCCTTTCCCCGCCCCGGCCGGTTGGCTTTCCACAGCCCAGCTTTCCTCTCCTGCCCGACATCCCTGCCAGGCCGATGGCCAACAGCTCCAGCATCACCCCACACCTGTCCAACTTCAACCTGACCACCCTGTTCCCCGAGATTGCCACTGCGCCCCTCACTGCCGACACCCCAGCCATGCCCATGTCGCCTTTGTTGCCTTTAACCAACCCTGCCCTCTCCGACGTTTCCAAGCAGCACTCCAACAGGTCAGCGCATAACATAAGCCACATCCTAGGCCACGATGGCAGCTCTGCCGTGTGA